One Gadus morhua chromosome 1, gadMor3.0, whole genome shotgun sequence DNA segment encodes these proteins:
- the plxna3 gene encoding plexin A3, whose translation MLRSPPPLLLLLCSLCACAVLRGPEQEAVVYRGPDSSLTHLTVHQRSGDVFVGAVNKILKLSANLTELRSHTTGPVEDNAKCYPPPSVRSCAHRLESMDNVNKLLLVDYSGNRLVACGSIWQGVCQFLRLEDLFKLGEPHHRKEHYLSGAREADGMAGVVIGDDEGTDPKKRKNGKGSSHLFIGAAIDGKSEYFPTLSSRKLVEDEESVNMFSLVYQDEFVSSQIKIPSDTLSLYPAFDIYYVYGFSSRSHVYFLTLQLDIQLTQMDAAGEKFFTSKIVRMCSNDTEFYSYVEFPLGCTKEGVEYRLVQAAYKQKPGRRLAQALGMSEDDDVLFVVFSQGQKNRSSPPRETLLCLFTLHHINLAMRERIRSCYRGDGRLSLPWLLNKELPCIHTPQQIGDDFCGLVLNQPLGGLRAIEGTPLYEEREEGLGAVAGYVYGEHTVVFVGTRSGQLKKIRVDGIPPPSQNALLYETVTVGEGRPILRDMVFSPDHQYIYLLSNHQVTRLPVESCHQYNSCKACLGSADPHCGWCVLYHKCSRQEACKKWEEPQHFNTRLDQCVDITVTPSNISVTSPAALLTVRVQNIPALTGGVSCVFEDLSETLGEVVSRGEVLCRSPSLRDAPPPYADQRVVKLSLKSRETGHEFISTQFIYYNCSVLQSCTACVSSVFSCHWCKYRHICTNNLLDCSFQEGKVSKLEGCPQILPGLDILVPAGLVRPITLRALNLPQPQSGQKNYECVFSIQGSSQRVPAVRFNSSCIQCQNTSYWYEGDEVGSMAVDFSIVWDGDFFIDKPPAMKALLYKCAAQRSSCGQCLKAPTTFDCGWCTESRKCLLRQHCPAPEVNWMHHGRHNLRCSHPRITKIGPLTGPREGGTRVTIEGENLGLQVREIAHVQVAGVRCTPAPAEYISAERIVCEMAEALLPLSPGGPVELCIGVCSSEYRTLSTQTYSFVNPSVGRLSPEKGPVSGGTRLTVWGRQLDAGSSVRVFIHQEPCLFLRRTSRDIVCITPASQSGSGPAPIRLMIDRAEVTSETRFLYSDDPTISSIEPNWSILNGSTVITVTGANLLTIQEPKVRAKYNGIETTNVCKVLNDSVMTCLAPGLLYDQLGPLEGPLHPDEFGFILDQVTSLLVLNTTTFTHYPNPTFETLGTSGILEVKPGSPIILKGKNLIPPAPGNSRLNYSVLIGETPCLLTVSENQLLCDSPDLTGEQRVLILVGGLEYSPGTLHIYSDSALTLPAIVGIGGGGGLLLLVIIAVLIAYKRKTRDADRTLKRLQLQMDNLESRVALECKEAFAELQTDIQELTNMDGVKIPFLEYRSYTMRVMFPGIEEHPVLKELDSPANVEKALRQFSQLLNNKVFLLTFIHTLEEQRSFSMRDRGNVASLLMAALQGRMEYATVVLKQLLADLIEKNLENRNHPKLLLRRTESVAEKMLTNWFTFLLHRFLKECAGEPLFMLYCAIKQQMEKGPIDAITGEARYSLSEDKLIRQQIDYKTLTLMCVPPEGEAGTEVPVKVLNCDTVTQVKDKLLDSVYKGIPFSQRPQADDMDLEWRQGRLTRIILQDEDVTTKIESDWKRLNSLAHYQVTDGSLVALVQKQVSAYNIANSFTFTRSLSRYESLLRTSSSPDSLRSRAPMITPDQETGTKLWHLVKNHEHSDQREGDRGSKMVSEIYLTRLLATKGTLQKFVDDLFETVFSTAHRGSALPLAIKYMFDFLDEQADKRQITDPDVRHTWKSNCLPLRFWVNVIKNPQFVFDIHKSSITDACLSVVAQTFMDSCSTSEHRLGKDSPSNKLLYAKDIPNYKSWVERYYRDISKLPSISDQDMDAYLVEQSRLHGNEFNTLSALSELYFYINKYKEEIVTALDRDSYCRKHKLRHKLEQAINLMSGNS comes from the exons actggaGTCGATGGACAACGTGAAcaagctgctgctggtggactACTCGGGGAACCGGCTGGTGGCGTGCGGCTCCATCTGGCAGGGCGTCTGCCAGTTCCTCCGGCTGGAGGACCTCTTCAAGCTGGGCGAGCCGCACCACCGCAAGGAGCACTACCTGTCTGGGGCCCGTGAGGCCGACGGCATGGCCG GCGTTGTCATCGGCGACGACGAGGGCACGGACCCCAAGAAGAGGAAGAACGGCAAGGGCAGCAGCCACCTCTTCATCGGCGCCGCCATCGACGGCAAGTCTGAGTATTTCCCCACGCTGTCGAGCCGCAAGctggtggaggacgaggagagcgTCAACATGTTCTCGCTGGTCTACCAGGACGAGTTTGTGTCGTCGCAGATCAAGATCCCGTCGGACACGCTGTCGCTCTACCCCGCCTTCGACATCTACTACGTGTACGGCTTCTCCAGCCGCTCCCACGTCTACTTCCTGACGCTGCAGCTGGACATCCAGCTCACGCAGATGGACGCGGCCGGCGAGAAGTTCTTCACCTCCAAGATCGTGCGCATGTGCTCCAACGACACGGAGTTCTACTCGTACGTGGAGTTCCCCCTGGGCTGCACCAAGGAGGGCGTGGAGTACCGCCTGGTGCAGGCCGCCTACAAGCAGAAGCCCGGCCGCCGCCTGGCCCAGGCGCTGGGCATGAGCGAGGACGACGACGTGCTGTTCGTGGTCTTCTCCCAG ggccagaAGAACCGCTCCAGCCCCCCCAGGGAGACGCTGCTGTGTCTGTTCACGCTGCACCACATCAACCTGGCCATGAGGGAGCGCATCCGCTCCTGTTACCGCGGCGACGGGCGCCTGTCCCTGCCCTGGCTGCTCAACAAGGAACTGCCCTGCATCCACACG CCCCAGCAGATCGGGGATGATTTCTGCGGCCTGGTGCTGAACCAGCCCCTGGGGGGTCTGCGGGCGATCGAGGGCACGCCACTGTacgaggagcgggaggaggggcTGGGCGCCGTGGCGGGCTACGTGTACGGGGAGCACACCGTGGTGTTCGTCGGGACCAGGAGCGGGCAGCTGAAgaag ATCCGTGTGGACGGGattccacccccctcccagaaTGCACTTCTGTACGAGACGGTGACGGTGGGGGAGGGGCGACCAATCCTAAGAGACATGGTCTTCAGTCCGGACCACCAATACATATACCTGCTGAGCAACcaccag GTAACCAGGCTGCCGGTGGAGAGCTGTCACCAGTACAACAGCTGTAAGGCATGCCTCGGCTCGGCGGACCCTCACTGCGGCTGGTGTGTCCTCTACCACAA ATGTTCCAGACAGGAAGCGTGCAAGAAGTGGGAGGAGCCTCAGCATTTCAACACTCGGTTGGATCAGTGTGTTGACATCACCGTTACCCCGAGCAACATTTCAGTGACCTCTCCCGCCGCCCTg ctgaCCGTGCGCGTGCAGAACATCCCGGCCCTGACAGGGGGCGTGTCCTGTGTGTTTGAGGACCTAAGTGAGACCCTGGGTGAAGTGGTGTCCAGAGGAGAAGTACTCTGTAgatccccctccctccgggacgccccccccccatac GCGGACCAGCGTGTGGTGAAACTGAGTCTCAAGTCAAGAGAAACAGGACACGAGTTCATCAGCACACAGTTCATCTACTATAACTGTAGTGTCCTGCAGTC GTGTACGGCGTGTGTGAGCAGTGTGTTCTCGTGCCACTGGTGTAAGTACAGACACATCTGTACCAACAACCTGCTGGACTGCTCCTTCCAGGAGGGGAAGGTCAGCAAGCTGGAG GGCTGCCCCCAGATCCTGCCCGGCCTGGACATCCTGGTGCCGGCGGGGCTGGTGCGGCCCATCACCCTGCGGGCCCTCAACCTGCCCCAGCCCCAGTCGGGCCAGAAGAACTACGAGTGTGTGTTCAGCATCCAGGGCAGCAGCCAGCGTGTTCCCGCCGTGCGCTTCAACTCCTCCTGCATCCAGTGCCAGAACACCTCG tactggTACGAAGGAGATGAGGTGGGCAGCATGGCCGTTGACTTCTCCATCGTATGGGATGGTGACTTCTTCATCGACAAACCTCCCGCCATGAAAG ccctgCTCTACAAGTGTGCCGCTCAGCGCTCCAGCTGCGGTCAGTGTCTGAAGGCCCCGACCACCTTCGACTGTGGTTGGTGCACGGAGAGCAGGAAGTGTCTCCTACGGCAACACTGCCCCGCCCCCGAGGTCAACTGGATGCACCATGGCCGACACAACCTGCGCTGTAGTCACCCCCGCATCACCAAG atcGGGCCCCTGACTGGGCCCAGGGAGGGGGGCACCAGGGTGACCATCGAGGGGGAGAACCTTGGCCTGCAGGTGCGGGAGATCGCCCACGTCCAGGTGGCCGGCGTCCGCTGCACCCCCGCCCCCGCAGAGTACATCAGCGCCGAGAG GATCGTGTGTGAGATGGCGGAGGCTCTGCTGCCCCTCTCCCCTGGGGGTCCGGTGGAGCTCTGCATCGGAGTCTGCAGCTCAGAATACCGCACCCTCTCCACGCAGACATACTCCTTCGTG AACCCCAGCGTGGGCCGTCTGAGCCCAGAGAAGGGGCCCGTCTCCGGGGGGACGCGGCTGACCGTGTGGGGGCGCCAGCTGGACGCGGGCAGCTCCGTCAGGGTCTTCATCCACCAGGAGCCCTGCCTCTTCCTCag acgGACCAGTAGAGACATCGTATGTATAACTCCCGCCTCCCAGTCAggctctggccccgcccccatccGGTTGATGATTGACAGGGCGGAGGTGACCAGTGAGACCCGCTTCCTGTACAGCGATGACCCGACCATCAGCTCCATCGAGCCCAACTGGAGCATCCTCaa TGGAAGCACAGTCATCACAGTAACAGGAGCCAACCTTCTGACCATCCAAGAACCAAAGGTCCGGGCCAAATATAACGGAATCGAGACAACTAAC GTGTGCAAGGTGCTGAACGACTCGGTGATGACCTGTCTGGCCCCGGGGCTGCTGTACGATCAGCTGGGGCCCCTGGAGGGGCCTCTGCATCCTGACGAGTTCGGCTTCATCCTGGACCAG GTGACCTCTCTGCTGGTGCTGAACACGACGACCTTCACCCACTACCCCAACCCGACCTTCGAAACCCTGGGTACCTCTGGGATCCTGGAGGTCAAACCAGGCTCCCCCATCATCCTCAAG GGGAAGAACCTGATTCCTCCCGCCCCTGGCAACAGCCGCCTTAACTACAGCGTCCTGATTGGAGAGACGCCCTGTCTGTTAACTGTCTCAGAGAACCAGCTCCTCTGTGATTCGCCAGATCTGACAGGGGAACAGAGAGTCCTG ATCCTGGTTGGGGGTCTGGAGTACTCCCCCGGGACCCTCCACATCTACTCCGACTCCGCCCTCACGCTGCCCGCCATCGTGGGCATcggagggggcggcggcctgctgctgctggtcatCATCGCCGTGCTCATCGCCTACAAGAGGAAGACGCGCGACGCCGACCGCACCCTGAAGCGCCTGCAGCTGCAGATGGACAACCTGGAGTCACGCGTCGCCCTGGAGTGCAAAGAGG CGTTCGCCGAGCTGCAGACTGACATCCAGGAGCTGACCAACATGGACGGAGTGAAGATCCCCTTCCTGGAGTACCGGTCCTACACCATGAGGGTCATGTTCCCCGGGATCGAGGAGCACCCCGTGCTCAAGGAGCTGGAC TCCCCGGCCAACGTGGAGAAGGCCCTGAGGCAGTTCTCCCAGCTGCTCAACAACAAGGTGTTCCTGCTCACCTTTATCCACACCCTGGAGGAGCAGCGCTCCTTCTCCATGAGGGACCGCGGCAACGTGGCCTCGCTGCTCATGGCCGCCCTGCAG GGCCGTATGGAGTACGCTACGGTGGTGCTGAAGCAGCTGCTGGCCGACCTCATCGAGAAGAACCTGGAGAACCGAAACCACCCCAAACTACTGCTGAGGAG GACTGAGTCTGTTGCTGAGAAGATGCTAACTAACTGGTTTACTTTCCTGCTGCATCGTTTCctaaag GAGTGTGCGGGGGAGCCTCTCTTCATGCTGTACTGCGCCATCAAGCAGCAGATGGAGAAGGGCCCCATCGACGCCATCACCGGAGAGGCACGCTACTCGCTGAGCGAGGACAAGCTCATCAGACAGCAGATAGACTACAAGACACTG ACCCTGATGTGCGTGCCCCCAGAGGGCGAGGCGGGGACGGAGGTGCCGGTGAAGGTGCTGAACTGCGACACGGTGACGCAGGTGAAGGACAAGCTGCTGGACTCGGTCTACAAAGGAATCCCCTTCAGCCAGAGGCCGCAGGCCGACGACATGGACCTGG agtggaGACAGGGCAGGCTGACCAGGATCATCCTGCAGGATGAAGACGTCACCACCAAGATAGAGAGCGACTGGAAGAGACTCAACTCACTGGCTCACTACcag GTGACGGATGGCTCCCTGGTGGCGCTGGTGCAGAAGCAGGTGTCGGCGTACAACATCGCCAACTCCTTCACCTTCACCCGGTCCCTCAGCCGATACG AGTCATTGCTGCGGACCTCGAGCAGTCCTGACAGTCTGAGATCCAGAGCTCCCATGATTACCCCCGACCAAGAGACAG gtacCAAGCTGTGGCACCTGGTGAAGAATCATGAGCACAGCGACCAGCGAGAAGGAGACCGAGGGAGCAAGATGGTGTCCGAGATCTACCTGACCAGACTGCTGGCCACCAAg GGGACGCTACAAAAGTTTGTGGACGACCTGTTTGAGACGGTGTTTAGCACCGCCCACCGTGGATCTGCGCTCCCATTGGCCATCAAGTACATGTTCGACTTCCTGGATGAACAGGCGGACAAGAGGCAGATCACGGACCCGGACGTGCGACACACCTGGAAGAGCAACTG CCTGCCCCTGAGGTTCTGGGTGAACGTCATCAAGAACCCCCAGTTCGTGTTCGACATCCACAAGAGCAGCATCACGGACGCCTGCCTTTCGGTGGTGGCCCAGACCTTCATGgactcctgctccacctccgaGCACCGTCTGGGCAAGGACTCGCCCTCCAACAAGCTGCTCTACGCCAAGGACATCCCCAACTACAAGAGCTGGGTGGAGAG gtaCTACCGGGACATCTCCAAGCTGCCCAGCATCAGTGATCAGGACATGGACGCTTACCTGGTGGAGCAGTCACGTCTCCATGGCAACGAGTTCAACACACTGAGCGCGCTCAGTGAGCTCTACTTCTACATCAACAAGTacaaggaggag ATCGTGACGGCCCTGGACCGGGACTCTTACTGCCGCAAACACAAGTTGAGACACAAGCTGGAGCAAGCCATCAACCTGATGTCAGGGAACAgctga